In a single window of the Raphanus sativus cultivar WK10039 chromosome 9, ASM80110v3, whole genome shotgun sequence genome:
- the LOC108836142 gene encoding disease resistance protein RML1A produces MFYSLPTEQEKSPSLSSLKSQQTQKVRIRTELSIISPPHLWLIRIHLSEFLIMNHSGSSPMVSSISSSPPTWRYRVFTSFHGPDVRKTFLSHLRKQFAFNGISMFDDRVIDRGQTIAPELTQAIRESRISIVVLSKNYASSSWCLDELLEILKCKEETGQIVMTVFYGVDPSHVRKQTEDFGKVFNETCAGNTEVKRQKWSQALTDVGNIAGEHFLNWVNEADMIEKIATDVSNKLNATPSKDFDGMVGLETHLREIKSLLDLDNDGVKMVAITGPAGIGKSTIARALHSLLSNRFQLTCFVDNLRGTYSIGLDEYGLKFRLQEELLSKTLNQNSLRICHLGVIKERLHDQKVLIFLDDVNNIKQLEALAGDISWFGPGSRVVVTTENKELLQQHGINNTYHVEFPSRGEAVEILCRYAFRQSYPHNGFDELSLKISELCGKLPLGLRVVGSSLRGKKVDEWEDVMNRLETILDHQDIEQVVRVGYESLHEKEQSLFLHIAVFFNLNDADLVKAMFADNNSDIKDGLKILVNRSLIDISTKGEIVMHKLLQQVGTKVVHKEDFLERAKGTRYVSGISFDISDIDEVFISPNAFKRMPNLRFLKVYKSKKDGNEILHIPVETEFPRRLRLLDWKAYPSKILPLGFCLNNLVELKMQHSHLEKLWEGTQPLANLKKMDLSRSLSLRELPDLSNALMLEKLELCGCESLVEIHSSIGNLRKIDELDMSDCTNLQVVPDLNNLTPLAHVGMNGCSQLTIFPDISTEIRALAIADTMMEALPKSVRHWSGLRNLTIYGVTANIEQIPDCIKDLHELESLWVFKCSKLTSLPELPSSLERVIAESCESLKTVLPAFDSDLIQQSLWASLPGRKIPEEFDHRAIGNSLTVRSDSRKFRFCIVVSPKQPIREHYPEFFCRMRVNKGCPTDHDIDMHLQCIQAEHLCFSFTDLADAHGWLDQENEIVFEFIACQKLDIIECGVQIVTEESERRRRIEFDEASKDSQRSTYGLTNLRDKEENNG; encoded by the exons ATGTTTTACTCTTTACCAACGGAGCAGGAAAAATCTCCATCTCTCTCAAGTCTCAAAAGTCAACAAACTCAAAAAGTAAGAATACGCACTGAACTTTCCATTATATCCCCTCCTCATCTGTGGCTTATCCGAATACATCTCTCTGAATTCTTGATTATGAATCACTCGGGATCCTCTCCCATGGTTTCTTCCATTTCTTCCTCGCCTCCGACTTGGAGATACCGCGTCTTCACCAGCTTCCATGGACCAGACGTTCGTAAAACGTTTCTCAGTCACTTACGCAAACAGTTTGCCTTCAATGGGATTTCGATGTTTGACGATCGAGTAATCGACAGAGGCCAAACCATTGCCCCTGAACTCACACAAGCAATCAGGGAATCGAGGATCTCGATCGTGGTGCTGTCCAAGAACTATGCTTCTTCCAGCTGGTGTTTGGATGAGCTGCTGGAGATTCTGAAGTGCAAGGAAGAAACTGGGCAGATAGTGATGACGGTCTTCTACGGAGTAGATCCATCTCATGTGCGGAAACAGACTGAAGATTTTGGGAAAGTTTTCAATGAAACTTGTGCTGGTAATACGGAGGTGAAGAGACAAAAATGGAGTCAGGCTTTGACCGATGTGGGAAACATAGCCGGCGAGCACTTCCTAAACTG GGTCAATGAAGCAGATATGATTGAGAAAATTGCTACCGATGTATCGAACAAACTGAATGCCACACCGTCTAAGGATTTTGATGGCATGGTGGgacttgaaactcatttgagaGAAATAAAGTCCTTGCTTGATTTAGATAATGATGGAGTCAAGATGGTTGCAATCACTGGACCTGCAGGGATTGGTAAGAGTACCATTGCCCGAGCGTTGCATAGTCTATTGTCTAATAGATTTCAGCTTACCTGTTTTGTGGACAACCTTAGAGGCACCTATTCTATTGGTCTGGATGAGTATGGTTTGAAGTTTCGTTTGCAAGAAGAGCTGCTTTCAAAGACTTTGAACCAAAATAGTTTGAGAATATGCCATTTAGGTGTGATAAAAGAAAGGCTACACGACCAGAAAGTGCTAATCTTTCTTGATGATGTGAACAATATAAAACAATTGGAGGCGTTGGCTGGAGATATTTCTTGGTTTGGTCCTGGAAGTAGGGTTGTAGTTACCACAGAAAACAAAGAGCTTCTGCAGCAACACGGTATCAACAACACGTACCATGTGGAGTTTCCATCTAGAGGAGAAGCTGTTGAGATCCTGTGTAGATATGCTTTTAGACAAAGCTATCCACATAATGGTTTTGATGAGctttcattaaaaataagtgAGCTTTGTGGCAAGCTTCCATTGGGTCTACGTGTGGTGGGTTCATCTTTACGTGGGAAGAAAGTAGATGAATGGGAAGACGTGATGAATAGGCTAGAAACTATTCTTGATCATCAAGATATCGAGCAAGTGGTAAGAGTCGGTTATGAGAGTTTACATGAGAAAGAACAATCTCTATTTCTCCACATTGCAGTCTTCTTCAACCTTAATGATGCTGATCTTGTGAAAGCCATGTTCGCTGACAATAACTCAGATATCAAAGACGGGTTAAAAATCCTAGTCAATAGATCTCTCATAGACATTTCTACCAAAGGAGAAATAGTGATGCACAAGCTACTACAACAGGTGGGTACAAAGGTCGTTCACAAAGAAGATTTTCTTGAACGTGCTAAA GGTACTAGATATGTGTCGGGCATATCATTTGACATATCCGATATCGATGAAGTATTCATAAGCCCGAACGCTTTTAAAAGGATGCCTAATCTGCGATTCCTCAAAGTTTACAAAAGTAAAAAGGATGGAAATGAGATATTGCATATACCTGTGGAGACAGAGTTTCCGCGTCGTCTAAGGTTACTAGATTGGAAGGCATACCCAAGCAAGATTCTTCCTCTCGGCTTTTGCCTGAATAATCTTGTGGAGCTCAAAATGCAACACAGCCACCTCGAAAAGCTCTGGGAAGGAACTCAG CCACTTGCAAATTTGAAGAAGATGGATTTGTCAAGGTCTTTGAGTTTAAGGGAACTCCCAGATCTTTCAAATGCGTTGATGCTCGAGAAATTGGAGCTGTGTGGTTGCGAGAGTTTGGTAGAGATTCACTCCTCTATTGGAAATCTACGCAAAATTGACGAACTAGATATGAGTGATTGCACAAATCTACAAGTTGTTCCGGATCTCAACAATTTGACACCTCTTGCTCATGTTGGCATGAATGGATGCTCACAGTTGACAATCTTTCCAGATATTTCCACTGAAATCAGAGCACTGGCAATCGCAGACACAATGATGGAGGCGTTACCTAAATCAGTTAGGCATTGGTCTGGCCTCCGGAATCTCACTATATACGGCGTTACAGCAAATATTGAGCAAATACCAGACTGCATCAAAGATCTTCATGAGCTAGAATCACTCTGGGTATTTAAATGTTCAAAGCTTACATCACTGCCAGAGCTCCCCTCCTCACTCGAAAGAGTAATAGCAGAATCCTGTGAATCATTGAAGACTGTACTTCCGGCTTTTGACTCTGATTTAATCCAGCAGTCATTATGGGCATCCCTACCCGGAAGAAAAATACCTGAAGAGTTTGATCACCGAGCTATAGGAAACTCCTTGACCGTCCGGTCAGATTCCAGAAAATTTAGGTTTTGCATTGTGGTTTCCCCTAAACAACCTATCAGAGAACATTATCCCGAGTTTTTCTGTCGCATGCGTGTAAACAAGGGTTGCCCCACTGACCACGACATTGATATGCATCTCCAATGTATCCAAGCGGAACatctatgtttttcttttactgATTTGGCTGACGCACATGGATGGCTTGATCAGGAGAATGAGATAGTTTTTGAATTCATCGCATGCCAGAAGCTCGACATAATTGAATGTGGTGTCCAGATCGTGACGGAGGAAAgcgagagaagaagaaggattgAGTTTGATGAAGCCAGCAAAGACTCTCAACGGTCAACTTACGGATTGACTAATCTGCGAgacaaagaagaaaacaatgGTTAA